Within Massilia litorea, the genomic segment GCCCGCACGACGCCGTCGCCCAGCTCAGGCGCATCAAGGCCGACACCTTCATCGGCATGGGCTTTTCGAACCTGGTCGCCTTCTTCATCGTCCTGACGACCGCGGTGACCCTGGGCGCGCACGGCATCACGGACATCACCTCCTCGAGCCAGGCGGCCGAAGCGCTGCGTCCGGTGGCCGGCGAATTCGCCTTTCTCGCGTTTGCGCTGGGGATCATCGGCACCGGCATGCTGGCGGTGCCGGTGCTGGCCGGATCGGCCGCCTACGCGGTCACCGAGAGCTTCCGCTGGCGTAACGGCATGGACCTGAAAGTGGTCGAGGCGCGCGAGTTCTACGCCATCATCGCGCTGGCGACCCTGGGCGGCGTCCTGCTCGATTTCGCCCCGATCGACCCGATCGCCGCCCTGGTGCTGTCGGCCCAGATCAACGGCGTCATCGCCGTGCCGATCATGGTCGTCATGATGATGCTGGCCCATAACCGCAAGATCATGGGCAAGTACACGCTCAGCACGCGCCACACGCTGCTCGGCTGGTGCGGCATCGCGATCATGCTGGTGGCCGTGGTGGCGATGTTCCTGACCTTGTAGGGCCTGGTATGTTAGGACGCGAACAGTTGGCCCCCGCTGGAACGCTTACTGTGGACCATCAACTTACACAGGGAGAGCAGTCATGCGCACGAAACTTACACTTGCCATCGTATCGGCAGCATTGGTAATGGCGGCCGGTACGGCCAATGCCGGCTGCGGCAAGGGAGCACTGGCGGGGGGCGTGGTCGGTCATGTCGCCGGAAAGCATGGGGTTGCCGGCGCGGCGATCGGTTGCGTGATCGGGCACCATGCTGAAAAGAAGAAGGAAAAGCAGGCTGCGGCGGCGGCGGCAGCGCAGAACAACGCAACTGCGCAAAACAACGCAGCGGCGCAGCAACAAGTCACCAAGCCAAAGAAGTAATGTGACTGGGGAGGCCGTGTCCGGAAGTCGGACAGGGCCTCACCCCTTCCTTGCAATCATCGAAAGACGATCAAGCCTTCGTGTTGCGCTTGCGCATGACGGCGCCGGCGCCCAGCAGGGCGATGCCGAACAGGGCCAGCGAACCCGGCTCTGGCACGTCGACCGGCGGCAGGCCGTTCTCACCCAGCTTCAGTTGGCCATTATTGCTAACGAAGAAATAGCCTGGCGTATTCGCATATCCCTGGCCATTGCAACCATTCCCGCTGAAATTGGCGTACTGGCAAGCCACTTCGTCGACCAGGAGATCGGTCGGATCGCCGACCGTATTGGCGTTGGTGAAGGCAAAGGCCAGGATCGATTCCGTCGACAGGTCGGTGCCATTTTCGCGGAAGAAGTAGCCTGCATCCAGGCTCCCTTGGGCTGCCGACGCCAGCACGGTGATCTGGCCGTTATTGGTTGGCGAGCCGCTCGCATCGACCCGGCCGCCGCCGCCTGCCAGCACACTGAACTCGGCGATCTGGTTGCCGAGGTTGGCGCCATAGATACCGGCTGCGGTGCCGTACTGGTTGGTCGGGTTCTGGAACATGCGGATGGTACCGCCGGTGAACGAGAAGGCGCCGCCGAAGCTGCCGGTGCCGGTCGCTTCAAAGGTCGCGGTGATGTTGCCGCCCGGGTAGTTGATCGGGAACAGCTGGCTGTTGCTGTCGGCCTGCACGATGTTGAACACGCTGTGCTCGGCAAACGAGAAGCTGCTCGCGCCCGTCGGATTGATCTGGATGAACGAATTGCCATTCACGTCCAGGTACTCGTTGACCGTCTGGCCGGACGCAAAGCCGCCACCAGTCGGATTAAACACCCAATTGTTCAGGACGGTTTCCGCATGTGCGGCCCCGGCCATGGTCATCGTCATGGCGGCAGCGGCGCCCAGTGTTTTGAGGAGTTTCATAGATCGGCATTCCTTGCTTGAGTTGGTTGTGCACATACACAAATGTAAACAAGCAAGCGCCATGCCAATTTTTCGCAACTCATAAAAATCAATGACTTGCGCTCAATCGTTACGTGTTTCCCTGAGGAAGTGTAAAGTATTCCGGCATATCATTTAACAAATAATTCGGTGGTGAAACAGGCCGGACAACCCGGAAACGCGTGACGGGCTCCGGCCAGTGGGGCGCTCAGCGCTTGTCCTGCAAGCTCCGCCACTGCACCTTCCCCGTCCCCGACTTCGGCAGGGCCTCGCGGAACTCGACGATGCGCGGACTTTTGTACGCCGCCATGTTCGCATGCGACCAGTCGACGATGTCCTGTTCGCTGACCCGACCGTGAAAGCCGTCCTTCAGCACCACGACCGCCTTCACCGTCTCGCCGCGGCGCGCGTCCACGCCCGACACCACGCAGACCTCGCGGATCGCCGGATGGCGGTACATCAGCGCCTCCACTTCCGCCGGCCACACCTTGTAGCCCGAGGCATTGATCATGCGCTTGAGACGGTCGGTCATGAAGAAATAGCCGTCCTCGTCGACCTTGCCGATATCGCCGGTGCGGAGAAAACGCTTGCCGTCGATCTCGATGAAGGCATCCCTGCTGGCCTCTTCGTTGTTCCAGTAGCCCAGCATCACTTGCGGCCCGTGCACGACGATTTCGCCGACCTCGCCGACGGCCAGCGTGGCGAAAGTATCGGCATCGATCACGCGCGCATCGACGTCCTGGATCGGGATGCCGAGGCATTGCTTCTTCGGGCGATCCGGCGGGTTGATGTGGGTCGGGGCGATCGTCTCCGACATGCCATAGCCCTCGATGTAGTCGATGCCGAGCAGCTCGTGCATCTTGCGGGCAATGGCTTCGGGCATGGCGGCGCCGCCGCCGCTGAGGCGCTTGACGGTGGAGAGGTCGTACTCCATCACACGCGGACTCGAGAGCAGGTCGATCACCATGGTGGAAATCAGCTGGGCTGCGTTCACGCGGTGGCGGCGGATGCATTCGGCGGCCATGTCGCGGTCCCAGCGCGCCAGCAGGACGATGGTGCTGCCGAGGAAAATCGGACCGTTCATGCCGCCCTGCATGCCGGTCACGTGGAACAACGGCAGCACGCTCAGCGCAATCGAGTCCTGCTGCGTCCCGAACCACTGCTGGCCGGCCAGCGCGTTGTACATCACGCTGCGGTGGGTGTGCATGCAGCCTTTCGGCAGGCCGGTGGTGCCCGAGGTATAGGGCATGGCGCACAGGTCGTCCGGGCCGGCGCTGAGCGGCCCCGGACGGCAGCCGCGCGCCAGCATGGCGCTCCACAGGACGACGCCCTCGCCTTCGATGGCGCGGCGCGGGGCGGCGACGAATTCGGGCACGGCGAGATCGGTCGGCGTCGTCAGGTAGTCGGAATAGGCCGCGACCAGCAGGTGGCGCAGGCCCTCCTCGCGCAGCGGCGCGGCCTGCGCGTATAAATCCTGGGGCACGAAGATGGTGGTCGCGCCGGTGTCGCTGACGTAGTGGCGCAGTTCCTCGGTCAGGTTCATCGGGTTGACCGGCACCACGACGGCGTTGGCGCGCAGGATGGCGTAGTAGGCGATGATGAACTGCGGGCTGTTCTGCATGTAGAGCAGGACGCGGTCGCCCGCCTTCACGCCGCACTCCTGCTCGAGGTAGCCGGCGACGCGCTCGACCTGGTCCTTCAGTTCCGCGTAGCTGAGCGGCGTATCGTAGAACAGCACGGCCGGTTTGCCCGGGTAGCGCGTGCTGGAGACATCGAGGTTATAAAACAGGTTCGTTTGCGGGATGGTCAGGTGGCGCGGCAAACCGCGCGGCCAGAAATCGACGTGACGCTCGTGCATATCGGTGTGTCTCCTCGGCTCGTTCGATGCGGCGGGCCATTCCGGCGCCTGGCCGGAATGGCCCGCCGCAAGCTTGCTGCGTTTGCTGCGCTTATTGCCCTGCGCCTTGCGGACGGCGGCGGAACATCGCCATGCCGTCGATCGTGCACACGGGCTCGCCATTCTGGTTGGTCGCGACCCAGGTCGACTTCACGACCCCGCGGTCGGGCTTGGAGCTCGAGGGCTTGACTTCCTTCGTCACATAGCGCACCTGCAGGGTGTCGCCGGCGCGCACCGGCTGCAGCCAGCGCACGCCGTCCAGGCCGGGCGAACCCATGCTCGCTTCCTCGCAGCCCATGCCGTCCAGGACGATGCGCATCATCATCGCGCAGGTGTGCCAGCCGCTGGCGATCACGCCGCCGTAGATCGATTTGGCGGCGGCTTCCTTGTCGATGTGGAACGGCTGCGGATCGAACTGGGTGGCGAAGGCGATGATTTCCTCTTCCGTCACGGTACGCTGGCCGAGTTCGATTTCCTGGCCCGGCACGAAGTCATCGAAATACCATTGCTTTTTCATGCGGCCGTCCTTTCCATGAAACCTGGCTGGGCGATGAAGCGCGCCAGGTGGTGATCGCTGTCGCCCAGCGTCAGTTCGATCGTCGCCAGGCGCTTGAAGTAGTGGGCGGCCGGCAGTTCGTCGGTCACGCCCATGCCGCCGTGCAGCTGCACGGCTTGCTGGCCGACATAGCGTGCGGCCTGGTTGATGCGGTACTTGGCGGCGGAGACGGCGCGGCGGCGCTCGGTTGCTGCACCCTCGGCATCGGGCGAGGCCAGCTTGACGGCCGCCAGCAGCGCCATCGAGCGCGCCTGCTCCAGGTGGATGTACATGTCGGCCATGCGGTGCTGCAGGGCCTGGAACTTGCCGATCGGCGCGCCGAACTGCTGGCGGGTTTTCAGGTATTCCAGCGTCGCTTCGAAGATGGCTTCCATCGCACCCAGCGCTTCCGCGCACAGGAGGCCGGCGCCGTAGTCGAGGGCGGCGTCGAAGATGTCCGCGCCCCTCCCCTCTGCTCCCAGCAGGTTCGCACGCGGAACCTGCACCTTGTCGAAGCGGACGTCGGCGGCGCGCTGGCCGTCGAGGGTGCGATAGTCGGACACGGTGATGCCGGCCGTATCGGCAGGCAGCACGAACAGCGAGACGCCGTCCTGGCCGCGCTGCTCGCCGCTGCTACGGGCGGAGACAACCAGCATCCCGGCCTGGCCGCCATGGAGGACGACTTTCTTTTCGCCGTTCAGGACCCAGCCGTCGCCGTTCGCGTCGGCGCGGGTGGCGATGTCGAACATGTCGTGGCGCGACTGGCGCTCGCCCAGGGCGCAGGCCAGTTTCAGTTCGCCCGTTGCGACTTGCTCGAGCAGGTCGCCGCGTCCGCCGGCCAGGCGCAGGAATTCGGCGCCGAGCACGGTGGCAAAATAGGGCTCGACCACGAGGCCGCGGCCCAGTTCCTGCATCACGACGAACATGTCGACCGCGTTGCCGTTGAAGCCGCCGTGTTCTTCCGGCACCGGCAGCGCCGTCATGCCGAGTTCGGCCAGCGTGGCCCAGGCGGTATCGGAGGTGCCGGTATCGGAATGGATGATGCCGCGGCGGGTCTCGAAGCTGTAATCGCGGCCGATCCAGCGTTTCAGTGCATCCGCGAATTGCAGTTGTTCCTGGTTGAAATTGAAGTCCATGCCTTCTCCTTACAGGCCCAGGATCATCTGGGTGATGATGTTGCGTTGGATCTCGTTCGAGCCGCCGTAGATGGAGGTCTTGCGATAGTTGAAGTAGTGCGACAGCAGCGGCGCGGCGTCATCATCGTCCACCAGGCTGTGCTCGCGCTCGCCCTCGAGATAGGCCGGGTCGAAAGGCAGCGCCATCGGGCCGACGGCTTCGACCATCAGTTCGGACAGCTGCTGCTGGATGTCGGTGCCGCGCACCTTCAGCACCGAAGCTTCCGGACCCGGCCCCTTGTCGGCGCGCGACAATACCCGCAGGACCGTCGTCTCGAGCGCCATCAGTTCGATTTCCAGGCTGGCCAGTTTGGCACTGAACAGCGGGTCTTCGATCAGCGGCCTGCCGTTTTTCCGTTCGCGCGCGGCCAGGGTTTTCAGGAAGGCGAGTTCGCGCTTGCTGCGGCCGACGGCGGCGATGCCCGTGCGCTCGTGGCCGAGCAGGTATTTGGCATAGGTCCAGCCCTTGTTTTCCTGCCCGACCAGGTTCGCCACGGGAACGCGCACGTTGTCGAAGAAGACTTCGTTCACTTCGTGGTCTTCGTCGAGCATGATGATCGGGCGCACCGTGATGCCGGGGCTATGCATATTAATCAGGAGGAACGAGATGCCCTCCTGCTTGCGTACGCCGGTATCGGTGCGCACCAGGCAGAAGATCATGTCGGCGTGCTGGGCCAGCGTGGTCCAGGTCTTCTGGCCATTGACGATGTAGTGATCGCCGTCGCGAACTGCGGTGGTCTTCAGCGAGGCGAGATCCGAGCCGGCGCCCGGTTCCGAATAACCCTGGCACCACCAGTCCTCGCAGGACAGGATGCGCGGCAGGTAATGGGCTTTCTGTTCGGGGCTGCCGAAGGCCATGATGACCGGGGCGACCATGTTGACGCCGAAAGGCATGATCTGCGGCGTGCCGGCGCGCGCGCATTCTTCGTCGAAGATGTGGCGCTGGACCGGGGTCCAGCCCGGACCGCCGAACTCGACGGGCCAGCCGGGTGCAACCCATCCTTTGCTTGCCAAAATCTTGTGCCAGCGTACGCTGTCTTCCTTGTTCAGGCGCAGGTGATGGCGCACCTTGTGCTGCAGGTCCGCAGGCAAGGCCTCCGCCAGGAAGGCCCGCACTTCATCGCGAAATGCCAGGTCGTCGTCCGTGTAAGTCAGGTCCAATTCGGTCTCCTCGTTATTCGTCGCGCCGGGTGAAAAAGCACGATCGTTCACCAAAGATTCTACCCGAAAAAAAGGCGGACTTATCAAATAAAAAAGAGGATGCGATTACCCGGCGGGCAGGACTCCGTAGGGTGGGCTCCGCCCACGCGGTCGTACGTATGCGATCCGATACATGGTTCGTACAGATACCAGTGCATATCGACGCCCAAAAAAAAGAAAGCTCCCGCAGGAGCTTTCTTTGACGACCTTATTTTGCCGCGATTTACTTCTTGACCACGTCCGGGCTGGCCGGCCCCGGCGCCGCCATGTACGGCATCGTGCGCGAGGCCATGCGCGTGTCGGTCTTGAGCATGCCGGCCTCGTCGGCCAGGATGTGGGCCGCTTCCTGCAACAGCACGTCCTTCGCGTCCTTCGCTGCCTTCTCGGCGGCGATCTCGGCCGACAGGGCGCGTTCGTCGGCCTGCAGGCCGTCGTCGCGCTGGCGGCTGCTCGATGCGATCACGGTCTTGGCGGGACGGGTCGGCTCCGGCACCTTGCTGCGTGCTTCCTTGCCGCCCGGCGCCGCCGCCGGTTCGTCCGGGGTGGTGGCGCCCTTGCCTGCCGCCAGGCGTGCTTCGCGCATCTTGGCTTTCGCATCCTGGGCGTCGCGCTCCTTGCGGCGCACGGCTTCGTTCAGCGAGATCGCGTTTTCCTTACGCAGCTTCATCACTTCGGCGATGTCTTCGCGCAGGTCCTGGAATTCCTTGTCCTTGGCGATGCGCGCTTCGTGACGCTTCTGCAGCGGGGCAACGAGTTCCTTCAGGTCGCCCGAGGGCACGTAATTGGCCGGCTTGATCGACACCCAGGGCAAGGCGTTGTCGAACGAGGATTCGCCGAAGCTTTCCGGATCGGTCGTCACCGGCAGCTTGATGTCGGGCGTGACGCCGCGCAGCTGGGTGGTGCCGCCGTTGATGCGGAAGAACTGGGCGATCGTCATCTTGAGTTCGCCATAACGCGTTTTATCCGACTGCGAGAAGCGGTCGAGGTCGATCAGGGTCTGCACCGTGCCCTTGCCGAAGCTCGGTTCGCCGATGATGAGGCCGCGGCCGTAGTCCTGGATCGCGGCGGCGAAGATCTCCGAGGCCGAGGCCGAACCGCGGTTGATCAGGACGCCCATCGGGCCATCCCAGGCCAGGCCGGGCGCGGTATCGCTCTCGACCTCGACGCGGCCTTCGGCGGTGCGCTGCTGCACGACCGGGCCCTTGTCAATGAACAGGCCGGTCAGTTCGACGGCTTCCACCAGCGAACCGCCGCCGTTGTTGCGCAGGTCGATCAGGACGTTGTCGACTTTTTCCTTCTTCAGTTCGCCCAGGATGCGGGCGACGTCGCGGGTGGCGCTCTTGAAGTCCTTGTCGCCCTTGCGGCGCGCTTCGAAGTCCTGGTAGAAGGTCGGCAGCGAGATGATGCCGATGCGCTTGGCGATGCCGTTTTCCTTGACCTGGATGATCGACTTCTTGGCCGCCTGCTCTTCCATGCTGATCTTCTTGCGCACCATCGAGACGGCCACGTGCTTGGCGTCGACGCCCGCGTCGCCGGGGATGATGTCCAGGCGCACGGTCGAACCCTTCTCGCCGCGCACCAGCTGCACCACGTCGTCGATGCGCCAGCCGAGGATGTCGGTAAACGGGCCGTTGCCCTGGGCCACGCCGACGATGCGGTCGCCGACCTTCAGCTTGCCGGATTTGTCGGCCGGGCTGCCCGGCACGATTTCGCGAATCACCGTGTAGTCGTCGCGCGCCTGCAGCACGGCGCCGATGCCTTCCAGCGACAGGCGCATCGCGATGTCGAAATTGTCGGCCGAGCGCGGGCCGAGGTAGTTGGTGTGCGGCTCGATCGCGGTGGCGTAGGCGTTCATGAACATCTGGAACACGTCTTCGTTGTTCAGCTTCTTCATGCGCGAGATGTAGTTCTCGTAGCGCTTGTCGAGCGTCTCGCGGATCGCCTTTTCATCCTTGCCGGCCAATTTGAGGCGCAGCCAGTCGTTCTTGACGCGCTTCCTCCACAGGTCGCGCACCTCGTCCTCGTTCTTCGCCCAGGGGGCTTTTTCGCGGTCGAGCTGCAGGGTTTCGTCGACCGTGAAGTCGAGCTTGGTCTTGAGCAGGCTGCGCGCATAGTTCATGCGGTCGCCAAAGCGCTGCTGGTAGAGGTTGTAGATCGCGAAGGGCTGGGTCAGGTCTTCGTTATTGATGGCGTCGTCGAGCTTGGTGCGCAGTGGCGCGAAGCGGTCGATGTCGGCCTGGGTGAAGTAGAGCTTTTCGCTGTCGAGCGTCTGGAAGTAGTTGTCGAAGATCTTTTCCGACATCGCGTCGTCGAGCGGGGTCGCCTTGTAGTGGTAGCGGCCCAGCACGCGCGAGGCCCACAGCGCGGCTTGCGTCTGCGCGGCGACCGGCTTCATCTGGGTGGACGCGACTTTTTCCGGCTGGGCGGTGACGGCATGCGTCGAGACGGCGCAGGCGGCAGCCAGGGCAAGGATCAACATCTGCTTCTTCATGTAATCGTTCTCCGAACGTGAACTTGATTGACTGCTTGCGCTCGATACCGCAGGTATCCAAAGCGCGCGAACCCATTCTACAGGAACGCGGGCGCGCGTCGAGCCGGCTTGTGCGGGGCGTCGTGACAATATTAAGGCTCCCTTAAGGCTGGGTGATCAGCCTCGTACCAGGCGCAGCAATGCGTCGTGCCAGAGGTATATAGCGCCGGCCACGCCAAGTACAAGGACCCAGGGCCAGGAACGCGCGGCCAGACGCCAATCGACCGGGGACGGCCAGAAGGACAGGAACTGCGGCGCCAGCAGCACCGCCAGCAGCAGGTCGAGCGGCGCGAAGCGCCAGCCGGGACCGGTGCGCCAGGCGGCGACCGCCAGCGGCAACAATAAAATCAGCAGCGGCGCCAGCGCGGCCGGGGCGGCGTTATACCAGCGCAGGTTGGAAAAGGTGACGGAACCGAGCTCCCAGACCTTGCCCTTGCGGCGCGGGAACAGGCTGATATTGGTCGGCTCGGCATTCGTCAGCAGGCCGACGCCGAAATGCGCCAGCTCGTGGCACAGGGTACCCGGCGCGGTGAGGAGAAAAAAGGCCGGGTGCGCGCCGGACAGCATCCAGAACAGGAAAGCCGTCGCCAGCGAGGGCACCAGGTAGAGCAGGAGATCACCGTGGCTGCACAGGAATACAGGCAGGTAGGCCGTGCAGGCGGGCAGGCTCATCCTTGAATCGCGGTGTTACCGGGCGCGCTTATTGCGCATAGAAACAGCGCCCGCAAGCCTGGCGGTAGCTTTCGTTGCCGCCGATGCTGACCTGCTCGCCTTCGCGGATGCGGCGCCCGGCTTCGTCGACGCGCACGTTCATCGTCGCCTTCTTGCCGCAGGTGCAGATGTTCTTGATTTCCTCGATGTCGTCGGCCAGCGCCAGCAGGTAGGCCGAACCGGGGAAAGGATCGCCGCGGAAATCGCTGCGCAGGCCGTAGCAGATGACGGGCACGCCGCGCACCTGCGCCACCTGGTGCAGCTGCTGCACCTGTTCCTTGCTGAGGAATTGCGCCTCGTCGACCAGCACGCAAGACACCTTGGGTGCGGCGGCGAGGAAATTGGTGCCGCCATCGAAGGTATCGACCTCGCGTTGCGGGCCCAGGCGCGAGGTGATCAGGCCGACGCCGTAGCGGTTGTCGATCGCCGCCGTATACAGCTTGACGACCTGCCCCTGCTCTTCATAGTTGTGCGCCACTTGCAGCAGAGCCGTCGACTTGCCGGCGTTCATCGCCGAATACCTGAAATAGAGTTTTGCCACTGCCCTGCCCGTGCGCCAATTGGAATCCGGAAATTATAGCGGTGCAGCGGCGGTGGCGCCAGCTCAGCCGATGCTCAGTCGTTGAGGACCCTGGCAGGATTGCCGGCCACCGTCGCTCCGGCCGGCACGTCGCGCGTGACGACGCTGCCGGCGCCGACGATGGCATCGTCGCCGATGCTGACACCAGGCAGGATGATGGCGCCGCCGCCGATCCAGACGTTCTTCCCGATCGTGACGGGCACACCCTTCTCCAGGCCGCTGCGCCGGACTGCCGGGTCGCGCGGGTGATCGGCCGTGTAGATCTGCACGGCCGGGCCGATACGGGTGTCGTCGCCGATCGACACCAGCGCCGTGTCCAGGATCACGCAGTTGTAGTTGAGGAAGACCCTGGCGCCGAGGCGAAGGTTGAAACCGTAGTCGCAGTAAAAGGGAGGACGCACCATGACGCCCTCGCCTGCCGCCGGCACCCGTTCCTGCAGCAGCCGGTGCCAGACATCGGCCGGCTCGCCCATCGCCGCGTTGTAGCGCGCCAGCCAGGCGGCGCAGGCTGCGAGTTCCACCTGCAGCTCGGGAGCGCTCGGGTGATACAGCTCGCCCGCCAGCATCTTGTCCTTTTCGCTGCCTTCCATTTATTGCCCCGGCCGATAGCTGCGCTCGAGCTGTTTCTGGATGTCTTCCTTGTAGAACAGCACGTCCTTGAACTCGCCGCGGCTGTACATCTCGGCCTGGTCGGCGAAGTGTTTCGAGGCCGGATTGCCGCTCTGGCCGCCGGCCAGGATGCTCTTCGCCTTGAGCTTTGGACCGAACTCGACGACGGCGACAAAGCTGTTGCCGCGGTCGCCGTAGATGCGTTTGGTCTTCTGTTTCGCCACCATGCCGAAGGAAGCGAGCGAGCCCCAGTTGGCCGAGGTGAAGGCCACTGGCCAGCTCGGCTTGCTGTCGTCGTATTCCTGCTGCACATCGCCGCTGATGCGCTGGAAGCGGTTGATCTCGCCCCACGGGGTTTTCCAGGTGCCGAAGTCCTTCGTCAGTTTTTCGCTGGCGCGGCCCAGTGCTTCGAGGCGCTCGTCCGCGGTCAACCTGGTCGTGATGAAGTCGACGGTCGGGATATTCGCTGCCTTTGCCCGCGGCGCGTTCGCCGTCACCATTTCCTGGCCCCAGTAAACCGCCAGTGCCGTCGGCACCGAATTGGCGGCCCAGCGCAGGTCCCAGCCGCGCAGGCTGGCGACCTGCTCGGCAAGCGCCGTCTTGCGCGCGTCGCCGGCCGGCAAGGCGTCGAAGTCTTTCGCCAGCTGCGGCACCAGCGGCTCGAAGGCCGTCAGGTAGGGATCGTAGGCGGTGGCGATCAGGCTGTCGAGGGTCAGGTTCTTCGCATCCTTCAGCACCCGTTCGGCGTGGCGGCCGCGCGCGTTCTCGGGCAGCGACCACATGTAGGCCGGATAGTCCTGCAGTTTCGGGCTGTTCGCGCCCGAGGAGCTGAAGGGCCAGTTGTTGGTGTTCGAGATATAGCCGCTCGCCGGGTTGAACAGCGTGATGGTGTCGCGGATTTCGTGCAGCCCCTGCCATTCGGTAGCCGGGTTGCTGCCGTCGACCGGCTTCGACCAGTCGAACCGCGGGTCGCGTTTCGGAATGAAATTGCCGTGGAAGTAGGCGATATTTCCGTCGGCGTCCGCATACACGGTGTTGTTCGAGGAATTCGTGCGCAGCTCCATTGCCTTGTAGAAGGCGGCGTAATTCTTCGCCTTGGTGCGCGAATACGACTGGGTCAGCGCCTTCACAGGCTCGTCCATCATCCTGACTGCCACCCACTTGCCGTCCTGGCCGCGCACGATCGGGCCGTGGTGGCTGAAATAAGCGGTGATGCTGCGGCTGCCCATGCTGCCGTCCGGCTTCCTGAAAGGCAGCGTCAGCGGGACGGCGCGCAGGGCCCGCTCCTGCCCGCCGTATTTGTAGAAATACTTGCCTTTGCGCTCGACCACCGTTTCCAGGTATTCGTCGATCACGTCGCCGCCGCCCGAGGTGTGCATCCAGCCGGCGCGCTCATTGAAACCCTGGTAGATGAAGAACTGGCCCCAGGTCACGGCGCCGTAGGCGTTCAGGCCCTGCTCGCTCACCATGTGGATCTCGGGGCGGAAGTAGAAGGAGGTATGCGGATTAATCAGCAGCAGCGGATGGCCCGAGGCGGACAGTTTGGGAGCGATCGCGAAGCCGTTCGAGCCGCGCGGCTCGGCGTCCAGCAGATTCCGGTTGTCGGCGAGGGTCGGCTGTAAGGCCTTGCCGTAGAAGGCTTCCAGCTCCTTCAGGTCGATTTCCTCGATGTCGCCGCCGATGCTGCCTTCGCTGAAGGAGAGCGCCATCCACGGCTCGAAGCGGCTCAGGAGCTTCGGTTTGACTTCCGGATGCGTGTGCAGGTAAAAATTCAGGCCGTCGGCCCAGGCAATCATCAAGTCCTTGAGCCAGGCCGGGCTGGCCGCGTACTTCGCCCGCATGTCGTCCGGCCGGATGTAGAGCTTCATGCGCAGGTCGCGCCAGACTTCCTTCTCGCCCTCGACTTCGGCCAGGCGCCCCATCGCGTTGATGTAGTTCAGTTCGACGCGGTTGAAGTCGTCCTCGGCCTGGGCATAGACCATGCCGAACACGGCATCGGCGTCGCGCTTGCCGAAGACGTGGGGAATGCCCCATTTGTCGCGCATGATCGTGACCCGCCCTGCCGTCTTTTGCCAGCGCGCCAGTTCCGCGGCATTCGGCGCCGTTTTGGCGGCGACACCGATCGGCGCATCCTGCACGGCCCAGGCCGGCAGTGCCGCTCCGGCAAGGGTCAGGGCGAAGGTCGAGGAAACGAGGCGGGACAGGATCATGCGGATTCTCCGTGTGGTGATCGCTTTGGACGATCAGGCTGCGTTGTTGGCGAGCTTCTGCTTCAGTATTTCGTTCTCGGTCAGCAAAGTCGCCATGCG encodes:
- a CDS encoding acyl-CoA dehydrogenase family protein: MDFNFNQEQLQFADALKRWIGRDYSFETRRGIIHSDTGTSDTAWATLAELGMTALPVPEEHGGFNGNAVDMFVVMQELGRGLVVEPYFATVLGAEFLRLAGGRGDLLEQVATGELKLACALGERQSRHDMFDIATRADANGDGWVLNGEKKVVLHGGQAGMLVVSARSSGEQRGQDGVSLFVLPADTAGITVSDYRTLDGQRAADVRFDKVQVPRANLLGAEGRGADIFDAALDYGAGLLCAEALGAMEAIFEATLEYLKTRQQFGAPIGKFQALQHRMADMYIHLEQARSMALLAAVKLASPDAEGAATERRRAVSAAKYRINQAARYVGQQAVQLHGGMGVTDELPAAHYFKRLATIELTLGDSDHHLARFIAQPGFMERTAA
- the pepA gene encoding flocculation-associated PEP-CTERM protein PepA, with translation MKLLKTLGAAAAMTMTMAGAAHAETVLNNWVFNPTGGGFASGQTVNEYLDVNGNSFIQINPTGASSFSFAEHSVFNIVQADSNSQLFPINYPGGNITATFEATGTGSFGGAFSFTGGTIRMFQNPTNQYGTAAGIYGANLGNQIAEFSVLAGGGGRVDASGSPTNNGQITVLASAAQGSLDAGYFFRENGTDLSTESILAFAFTNANTVGDPTDLLVDEVACQYANFSGNGCNGQGYANTPGYFFVSNNGQLKLGENGLPPVDVPEPGSLALFGIALLGAGAVMRKRNTKA
- a CDS encoding long-chain fatty acid--CoA ligase, whose protein sequence is MHERHVDFWPRGLPRHLTIPQTNLFYNLDVSSTRYPGKPAVLFYDTPLSYAELKDQVERVAGYLEQECGVKAGDRVLLYMQNSPQFIIAYYAILRANAVVVPVNPMNLTEELRHYVSDTGATTIFVPQDLYAQAAPLREEGLRHLLVAAYSDYLTTPTDLAVPEFVAAPRRAIEGEGVVLWSAMLARGCRPGPLSAGPDDLCAMPYTSGTTGLPKGCMHTHRSVMYNALAGQQWFGTQQDSIALSVLPLFHVTGMQGGMNGPIFLGSTIVLLARWDRDMAAECIRRHRVNAAQLISTMVIDLLSSPRVMEYDLSTVKRLSGGGAAMPEAIARKMHELLGIDYIEGYGMSETIAPTHINPPDRPKKQCLGIPIQDVDARVIDADTFATLAVGEVGEIVVHGPQVMLGYWNNEEASRDAFIEIDGKRFLRTGDIGKVDEDGYFFMTDRLKRMINASGYKVWPAEVEALMYRHPAIREVCVVSGVDARRGETVKAVVVLKDGFHGRVSEQDIVDWSHANMAAYKSPRIVEFREALPKSGTGKVQWRSLQDKR
- a CDS encoding MaoC family dehydratase, which codes for MKKQWYFDDFVPGQEIELGQRTVTEEEIIAFATQFDPQPFHIDKEAAAKSIYGGVIASGWHTCAMMMRIVLDGMGCEEASMGSPGLDGVRWLQPVRAGDTLQVRYVTKEVKPSSSKPDRGVVKSTWVATNQNGEPVCTIDGMAMFRRRPQGAGQ
- a CDS encoding acyl-CoA dehydrogenase family protein; translated protein: MDLTYTDDDLAFRDEVRAFLAEALPADLQHKVRHHLRLNKEDSVRWHKILASKGWVAPGWPVEFGGPGWTPVQRHIFDEECARAGTPQIMPFGVNMVAPVIMAFGSPEQKAHYLPRILSCEDWWCQGYSEPGAGSDLASLKTTAVRDGDHYIVNGQKTWTTLAQHADMIFCLVRTDTGVRKQEGISFLLINMHSPGITVRPIIMLDEDHEVNEVFFDNVRVPVANLVGQENKGWTYAKYLLGHERTGIAAVGRSKRELAFLKTLAARERKNGRPLIEDPLFSAKLASLEIELMALETTVLRVLSRADKGPGPEASVLKVRGTDIQQQLSELMVEAVGPMALPFDPAYLEGEREHSLVDDDDAAPLLSHYFNYRKTSIYGGSNEIQRNIITQMILGL